One window from the genome of Candidatus Chlorohelix allophototropha encodes:
- a CDS encoding MBL fold metallo-hydrolase — MRVKSLSSGSSGNCYLVQAGGHSLLIDCGLSATALQKFLALEGVNVAELSGIFLTHDHHDHLSGAGQVSRRWGIPIFANKKTLDEAAVRWAKIEKLSQQRANTTMPPESRTYNTRLFPTGKATTIGSIEINSFPVSHDAAETVCYTFKADGVQAVILTDLGCSTSPIYEPLLQSRLIILEANHEEEKLWAGKYPYTLKKRVTGDKGHLSNRQSGEILRYCLENTGLAHTVWLAHLSSENNSPQEATATITKLLEEAGIERFPLNIALRDKPSLVYETEQYYYQASMF; from the coding sequence ATGCGGGTAAAGTCGCTCTCTAGCGGTAGCAGCGGAAATTGTTATCTGGTTCAGGCAGGTGGTCATAGCCTGCTGATAGATTGCGGCTTATCGGCTACCGCCCTTCAAAAATTTCTGGCGCTGGAAGGGGTTAATGTTGCCGAATTAAGCGGCATTTTCCTCACCCACGATCATCATGACCATCTCAGTGGGGCGGGACAAGTTTCGCGCCGTTGGGGTATCCCCATTTTTGCCAATAAAAAGACGCTTGATGAGGCAGCGGTGCGCTGGGCAAAGATAGAAAAGCTATCCCAACAACGTGCCAACACTACCATGCCACCAGAAAGTCGTACTTACAACACTCGCTTATTTCCTACCGGGAAAGCTACTACCATCGGTTCGATTGAAATAAACAGTTTTCCCGTTTCGCATGATGCTGCTGAAACGGTTTGCTATACTTTTAAGGCTGACGGCGTACAGGCGGTAATTCTTACCGATTTGGGCTGTTCCACCTCCCCAATTTACGAACCGCTGTTGCAGAGTCGCTTGATAATTCTTGAAGCGAATCATGAAGAAGAAAAACTCTGGGCTGGCAAATACCCCTACACCTTGAAAAAGCGGGTTACGGGCGATAAAGGGCATCTTTCCAATCGCCAATCCGGTGAAATCTTGCGCTATTGCCTCGAAAACACTGGTTTAGCGCATACGGTGTGGTTGGCGCATCTATCGAGTGAGAACAACAGCCCGCAAGAAGCTACCGCTACCATCACAAAGCTGCTAGAAGAAGCGGGTATCGAGCGTTTTCCGCTCAATATTGCACTGCGCGACAAACCGAGCCTCGTTTACGAAACAGAACAATACTATTATCAAGCCAGCATGTTTTGA
- a CDS encoding trans-sulfuration enzyme family protein: MLQRKRAKRSQETLAAHAGEIEITQAGRPLAMPLYQTTVWGFDSVEDANSIYHDPSKGWVYYRSSGPNQSAFEKAFAQMEGAEASRATGSGMAAIFTALITAAQAGDHIIAEKSIYGVTVSLFLKQLSRFGIEVTFADLSDEQAVKAALKPNTKAIFFETLGNPLVGVADLAALANLARENKLVSIVDSTFTPPTLLRPLEYGVDVVVHATTKYTNGHSDALGGILSGNKNFVKMATESAQLIGLTMSPFDAWMNVRSLKTLPLRMGAHCRNALAIAQWLEAQPQVSRVHYPGLESHARHELAQRQLPKGFGGMLAFEIKEGGAEEVQRFIKALEHIPYVPSLADVITTVNYPAMTSHRHLSLEQRNAVGVTDRLVRISAGIEDPADIIADLEQALSVL; encoded by the coding sequence ATGTTGCAACGGAAGCGCGCAAAACGTTCACAGGAAACACTGGCGGCACACGCGGGTGAAATAGAAATCACTCAGGCTGGTCGCCCCTTGGCGATGCCGCTTTATCAAACAACAGTGTGGGGTTTTGATAGCGTAGAAGATGCCAACTCCATTTACCACGACCCCAGCAAAGGCTGGGTGTATTATCGTTCTTCTGGACCAAACCAATCTGCTTTTGAAAAGGCGTTCGCTCAAATGGAAGGGGCGGAAGCCTCACGTGCTACCGGAAGCGGGATGGCTGCCATCTTCACCGCTTTAATTACTGCTGCTCAAGCGGGCGATCATATTATTGCGGAGAAGTCCATCTACGGTGTTACTGTATCACTGTTTTTGAAGCAATTATCTCGCTTTGGTATCGAAGTAACCTTTGCAGACCTGTCAGATGAGCAAGCGGTCAAAGCTGCGCTCAAACCCAATACCAAAGCTATTTTCTTTGAAACGCTAGGTAATCCGTTGGTGGGAGTTGCAGACTTGGCGGCATTGGCGAACTTGGCACGCGAGAATAAGCTGGTATCGATTGTCGATAGCACCTTCACCCCACCCACGCTGCTGCGTCCGCTCGAATATGGGGTGGATGTGGTTGTACACGCCACTACCAAATATACCAACGGACATAGCGATGCGTTGGGCGGTATTTTGAGCGGTAATAAGAACTTTGTTAAAATGGCTACCGAAAGTGCGCAACTTATCGGTCTTACCATGAGTCCGTTTGATGCTTGGATGAATGTGCGCAGCCTCAAGACCCTACCCCTACGAATGGGCGCACACTGCCGTAATGCTCTTGCAATCGCGCAATGGCTAGAAGCGCAACCACAGGTTAGCCGCGTACATTATCCCGGTCTGGAAAGCCACGCCCGACATGAACTAGCGCAACGCCAGTTGCCCAAAGGCTTTGGCGGTATGCTTGCTTTTGAAATCAAAGAGGGCGGCGCAGAAGAGGTGCAACGTTTCATTAAAGCGTTGGAGCATATTCCATATGTTCCTAGCCTTGCCGATGTAATTACAACGGTTAACTATCCGGCTATGACCAGCCATCGCCATTTATCCCTCGAACAACGCAATGCAGTGGGTGTTACCGATAGGTTAGTGCGTATCTCGGCGGGTATCGAAGACCCGGCAGATATCATAGCCGACCTTGAACAGGCTTTGAGCGTTCTCTAG
- a CDS encoding ribose-phosphate diphosphokinase, producing MGSLYNEVGVFSGNANPALALAVCEYINIPQGRAQVFEFSNENIFCKIEESVRGNDIYVIQPLSTPVNRSIMELLIMIDAFKRASAGRITAVVPYYAYGRTDKKDQPRVPITARLLADMITVAGAHRLMTVDLHSGQIEGFFNIPVDNLTAIHILADYFKDKGLDNPVVVSPDLGSAKRARNFAQLINAPLAIVEKRRMGNDDRSSVLNLIGSVEGKQAILIDDEIDTAGSITQAADTVKKAGATAVYAGCVHAVLSGPAVQRLKDSCIEELVLTDTIPLQATKQLDKIKVISIARLLGEGIMRVHSGASVGAMFPKWK from the coding sequence GTGGGTTCTCTTTATAATGAGGTAGGCGTATTTTCTGGGAATGCTAACCCGGCGCTCGCGCTGGCAGTTTGTGAGTATATCAATATCCCTCAAGGACGTGCTCAGGTTTTTGAATTTTCCAACGAGAATATTTTTTGTAAAATTGAAGAGAGTGTGCGTGGTAACGATATTTACGTCATACAACCGTTATCCACTCCGGTAAATCGCTCTATCATGGAGCTTTTAATCATGATAGATGCCTTCAAACGCGCTTCTGCCGGGCGAATAACAGCAGTTGTGCCTTACTACGCTTATGGTCGTACCGACAAAAAAGACCAACCCCGTGTGCCGATTACAGCGCGCTTGCTTGCAGATATGATAACAGTGGCGGGCGCACACCGTCTTATGACCGTTGATTTACATTCCGGTCAGATTGAGGGCTTTTTTAATATTCCGGTTGATAACCTCACCGCAATTCATATTCTGGCAGACTATTTCAAAGATAAAGGGCTAGACAACCCGGTAGTAGTTTCGCCCGACCTTGGCAGCGCCAAACGCGCCAGAAACTTTGCTCAACTGATTAATGCTCCTTTGGCAATTGTGGAAAAACGCCGTATGGGCAACGATGACCGCTCTTCCGTGTTGAATCTAATCGGTTCGGTAGAAGGCAAGCAAGCTATTCTGATAGATGATGAAATTGATACCGCTGGATCAATTACACAGGCTGCCGATACTGTGAAGAAAGCCGGCGCAACCGCTGTTTATGCCGGATGCGTGCATGCGGTACTGAGTGGGCCTGCTGTACAGCGGCTAAAGGATAGCTGTATTGAAGAACTGGTTTTAACCGATACTATCCCACTTCAGGCTACTAAGCAGCTAGATAAGATAAAGGTTATATCAATTGCTCGGTTGCTGGGAGAGGGTATCATGCGTGTTCACTCAGGCGCATCGGTAGGGGCGATGTTCCCCAAGTGGAAGTGA
- a CDS encoding zinc-ribbon domain containing protein, producing the protein MSFEDKTLQCRECGASFTWTAGEQEFYAQKGLVNIPSRCTDCRKARRSTGNFASSNSSDRSGRSERVRHPVTCASCGKQTTVPFVPKYDRPVFCSDCFDRSRTSAGAGASR; encoded by the coding sequence GTGAGTTTTGAGGATAAGACCCTACAGTGTCGCGAGTGCGGAGCTTCGTTTACATGGACTGCCGGTGAGCAAGAGTTCTACGCTCAAAAAGGATTAGTGAATATACCAAGCCGTTGTACTGACTGTCGCAAGGCACGCCGGTCAACTGGTAATTTCGCTTCTTCCAATTCGTCAGATCGTTCCGGACGTTCCGAGCGTGTCCGCCATCCGGTAACATGCGCCTCCTGCGGTAAGCAAACCACCGTGCCATTTGTGCCCAAGTATGATCGCCCGGTCTTTTGCAGCGATTGCTTCGACCGCAGCCGTACTTCAGCAGGTGCGGGAGCTTCACGCTAG